A portion of the Candidatus Aenigmatarchaeota archaeon genome contains these proteins:
- a CDS encoding YkgJ family cysteine cluster protein, translating to MKGFSWSCDLCGQCCSRNWRIALTEADISVLSGLGYDQKMFLRKLNGKNYIKTSTEGCPFSLESGLCSIHIKHGFEKKPELCRKFPIKGYPCGKLEICEKKAPLKTDRTYFYKKAALSQKVLDRLYKGLNPENYHHFLIGFVRHLEECSRGVTLFSGQDLEEFLEMPDKRGSPCQGPKARLFLAKHLFGESATPKVYLPQFLLKSGKIELAFPFKKISVDYQKIAEVTLSKATVRKFLTPLRQEVNPVSDDLSKQAAIFGLLPEVSKALAESKVTLENMLDAYVHLGSIFKFRY from the coding sequence ATGAAGGGCTTTTCATGGTCGTGTGACCTGTGCGGGCAGTGCTGCAGTAGAAACTGGAGGATTGCACTGACTGAAGCTGATATCTCCGTACTTTCCGGCCTCGGCTATGACCAAAAAATGTTTCTCCGGAAACTGAATGGAAAAAATTACATCAAAACCTCGACTGAAGGATGCCCGTTTTCCCTGGAGTCGGGGCTTTGCAGCATTCACATAAAGCACGGCTTTGAAAAAAAGCCGGAGTTGTGCAGGAAGTTTCCAATCAAGGGCTACCCCTGCGGAAAGCTTGAAATCTGCGAAAAAAAAGCCCCTCTAAAAACAGACAGGACATATTTTTACAAAAAGGCCGCGCTTTCCCAAAAAGTTCTCGATCGCCTCTACAAAGGCCTGAATCCGGAAAACTACCATCATTTCCTGATTGGCTTTGTGCGCCACCTGGAAGAATGCAGCCGAGGCGTAACTCTTTTTTCCGGACAAGACCTTGAAGAATTTCTTGAAATGCCTGACAAAAGAGGTTCTCCTTGCCAGGGGCCGAAAGCAAGGCTTTTCCTTGCAAAACACCTGTTCGGAGAAAGCGCCACTCCCAAGGTATACCTTCCCCAGTTCCTCCTTAAGTCAGGAAAAATCGAGCTTGCTTTTCCGTTCAAGAAAATATCTGTAGATTACCAGAAAATTGCAGAGGTAACCCTTAGCAAAGCAACGGTGCGTAAATTCCTCACGCCCCTCAGGCAGGAAGTAAACCCCGTTTCGGACGACCTCTCAAAACAAGCCGCAATTTTCGGACTCCTGCCTGAGGTGAGTAAAGCCCTGGCCGAAAGCAAAGTTACCCTTGAAAACATGCTTGACGCATACGTGCATCTAGGCAGCATTTTCAAGTTCCGCTACTAG
- a CDS encoding ribonuclease HII — protein MVYLLGIDEAGKGPVIGPLIICGCLVKEEDEEKLKILGVKDSKELTPRQREKLSEEIKQVCEDFFIAEITTQQLNSEMGILNLNQIELARVAKIVNNFLEKKPRVVIDSFEANTEKFAQKLRFLLKDKETKIVSENRADKNHPVVGAASILAKVTRDSKIKDLHKTYGDFGSGYPADPRTVNFLGKLEESRFPEIVRLKWSTAERILEARKKRVDQKNLGEY, from the coding sequence ATGGTTTACCTTCTTGGAATAGACGAAGCGGGAAAGGGGCCAGTTATCGGCCCGCTGATTATCTGCGGATGCCTCGTAAAAGAAGAAGACGAAGAAAAACTGAAAATCCTGGGTGTGAAGGATTCCAAGGAGCTCACTCCAAGGCAAAGGGAGAAACTTTCAGAAGAAATAAAACAGGTCTGCGAGGACTTTTTTATCGCTGAAATTACGACCCAACAACTGAATTCGGAAATGGGAATCTTGAACCTTAATCAGATAGAGCTTGCGCGAGTTGCAAAAATCGTGAATAATTTTTTGGAAAAAAAGCCAAGGGTAGTCATAGACTCCTTTGAGGCAAACACTGAGAAGTTCGCCCAGAAATTGAGATTTCTTTTAAAGGACAAGGAAACAAAAATTGTTTCCGAGAACCGGGCAGACAAAAATCACCCGGTTGTTGGCGCTGCATCCATCCTTGCGAAAGTTACAAGAGACAGCAAAATCAAGGACTTGCATAAAACTTACGGCGACTTCGGATCGGGATACCCTGCAGACCCAAGGACAGTTAATTTCCTTGGAAAGCTTGAGGAGAGCAGGTTCCCGGAAATTGTGAGGCTGAAGTGGTCTACTGCAGAAAGGATCCTGGAAGCGCGCAAAAAAAGAGTGGACCAAAAAAACCTCGGCGAATACTAG
- a CDS encoding EamA family transporter, with protein MLWLVFALTAALADGIKSVIHRAVMKTESVFSYALIENLLTALAFIPFLYFDFLVPTDPAAWALLMLSSALWVAVALTGFAAYKHTPVTLKEPISQSRIILVFLLSVALLKEAMSTEKIIGTLLIFAGLIAITTHKRKIFGKLSDRGVQLTILSAFLASVVAIIDKIALGYFTPGTYGFFVYLIPGLILATASRGRTNETKKLIKSKGKYVLAAILLGATAYYSILKAYTLADASTVFPIIRLGSFVAVIGGFAAFREERTEVLKKVVSAAVIVIGVLLLSGHHSFF; from the coding sequence ATGCTGTGGCTAGTATTTGCGTTAACGGCTGCTCTTGCCGATGGGATAAAAAGCGTAATCCACCGGGCTGTAATGAAGACAGAGAGTGTATTCTCTTACGCGCTTATTGAAAACCTCCTGACCGCACTTGCATTTATCCCGTTCCTTTACTTCGACTTTCTTGTTCCAACTGATCCGGCGGCCTGGGCTCTTCTAATGTTATCTTCAGCTCTGTGGGTTGCTGTTGCCCTGACTGGATTTGCTGCCTACAAGCATACTCCGGTAACTCTAAAGGAGCCAATAAGCCAGTCAAGAATTATACTCGTGTTTCTCCTGTCGGTAGCTCTATTAAAGGAAGCCATGAGCACGGAAAAGATTATTGGCACACTGCTTATATTTGCAGGGCTTATTGCCATTACAACCCACAAAAGAAAAATTTTCGGAAAACTCTCCGACAGGGGAGTACAACTCACTATTCTCTCAGCATTTCTTGCGTCTGTCGTTGCCATCATCGACAAGATTGCCCTGGGCTACTTTACTCCGGGCACGTACGGATTTTTTGTGTATCTCATTCCCGGGCTCATACTGGCAACTGCTTCAAGAGGCAGGACAAATGAGACCAAAAAACTCATCAAATCAAAAGGCAAGTATGTTCTTGCAGCGATTTTACTAGGGGCAACCGCATATTACTCTATTCTAAAGGCATACACTCTTGCGGACGCAAGCACTGTATTTCCCATAATCCGGCTCGGCTCGTTTGTTGCAGTTATTGGCGGATTTGCCGCATTCAGGGAAGAGAGAACAGAAGTCCTGAAAAAGGTGGTCTCCGCAGCAGTAATAGTTATAGGTGTTCTCCTACTGTCTGGCCACCATAGCTTTTTTTAA
- a CDS encoding NUDIX domain-containing protein, which yields MKQKFQEELVDVVDMLDKVVDTVPKSEIYRNFHTHRVVHVIAFDQTGKIALQLRSKACNFCPEHWSSSAGGRVKAGEDYEDAAVRKFQEDLGLTSRLEFFSKDYYTSDDGLSKWIVAFRAKCCGPFKTNPEVQKIDFFEAEKIKGMIESGEKFNPDLKYLLEKYFL from the coding sequence ATGAAACAGAAGTTTCAGGAAGAGCTTGTCGATGTCGTAGACATGCTCGACAAAGTTGTTGACACTGTGCCAAAAAGTGAGATTTACAGGAATTTTCACACACACCGCGTGGTGCACGTGATTGCTTTTGACCAAACTGGAAAGATAGCCCTGCAGCTAAGAAGCAAAGCATGCAATTTCTGCCCCGAGCACTGGTCAAGCTCTGCAGGGGGGAGAGTGAAAGCTGGAGAAGATTACGAAGACGCAGCAGTAAGAAAGTTCCAGGAAGATCTTGGGCTGACCAGCCGCCTGGAGTTCTTCAGCAAGGACTATTACACCAGTGATGACGGTCTCAGCAAATGGATTGTGGCGTTCAGGGCAAAATGCTGCGGGCCATTTAAGACAAACCCGGAGGTACAGAAGATAGATTTTTTTGAGGCAGAAAAGATTAAAGGCATGATTGAGTCGGGAGAGAAATTCAATCCCGACCTGAAATACCTTCTTGAGAAATACTTCTTGTAA
- a CDS encoding GNAT family N-acetyltransferase, with protein sequence MELNVRKATPQDLEMIKELNSMLAEHMQDFEGQVNSKWSFGKDGDRYFRQRLSNINEGCIFLATMGGKVVGYLAGGFADKKSRANKTAELENMFVLEGFRKNGVGTKLAEEFLNWCKKQRTRTVKVSTAAGNSKTLKFYRSVGFLDQAITLELKL encoded by the coding sequence ATGGAGTTAAATGTCAGAAAAGCAACCCCCCAGGATCTGGAAATGATTAAGGAGTTAAACTCCATGCTGGCAGAACATATGCAGGATTTTGAGGGGCAGGTAAACAGCAAATGGTCTTTCGGTAAAGATGGAGACCGATACTTCAGGCAACGCCTTTCAAATATTAATGAGGGCTGCATATTTTTGGCGACTATGGGCGGCAAAGTGGTAGGGTATCTTGCAGGCGGCTTTGCAGACAAAAAAAGCCGGGCCAACAAAACAGCCGAGCTTGAAAACATGTTTGTTCTTGAAGGTTTCAGAAAAAACGGTGTTGGGACAAAACTTGCCGAAGAATTCCTGAATTGGTGCAAGAAGCAGAGGACCCGGACGGTAAAAGTTTCAACTGCCGCTGGAAACTCAAAAACCCTGAAGTTCTATAGAAGCGTGGGCTTCCTCGACCAGGCAATTACGCTCGAGCTGAAACTTTAA